In Anthonomus grandis grandis chromosome 6, icAntGran1.3, whole genome shotgun sequence, one DNA window encodes the following:
- the LOC126737339 gene encoding uncharacterized protein LOC126737339: MKRKAKEDLKRKAKKRLLEDLRRKMEKFERFMESSTSSEYSDSTDSGSESDHSPGNDDEPQERVEKDLTLSVILGEDPKIIGEKSPPLCEAFVNRWSSYLSEGLEKDIREALTEKYKTPDNGQFLEAPKLNPEIEISLSPAQIKRDQFSMSIQNKLGRALAAQGSVLNIILSKDAAPHTIDDNTKTALADAAKLICEAHYLISYHRKHELYPFLNADVQKVAMKSQIDSLLFGENFQEKYKAAKEVKKTALDLKAGPSGNKQEKKDHLNYKRQSNRPRFKTEKYDRRKRARQPEWQTEKQPQWTRGKQSNQKQRWSGKYHN; the protein is encoded by the exons ATGAAGCGTAAAGCGAAAGAAGACCTTAAGAGGAAAGCAAAGAAGCGATTGCTTGAAGATTTAAGgaggaaaatggaaaaatttgagAGGTTTATGGAGAGTTCCACTTCAA GTGAATACTCTGATTCCACCGATTCAGGGTCAGAGTCAGATCATTCTCCCGGGAATGATGACGAGCCTCAGGAAAGGGTAGAAAAGGATTTAACCCTAAGCGTAATTTTGGGAGAGGACCCAAAAATTATTGGGGAGAAAAGCCCTCCATTATGCGAAGCTTTCGTAAATCGATGGTCAAGCTACCTGAGCGAGGGACTAGAAAAGGATATCAGAGAGGCGCttactgaaaaatataaaacgcCCGATAACGGCCAGTTTCTAGAAGCTCCGAAATTAAACCCCGAGATTGAGATATCTCTGTCTCCAGCTCAAATTAAAAGGGACCAGTTTTCCATGAGCATTCAAAACAAGCTAGGAAGAGCTCTGGCAGCACAAGgttctgttttaaatattattttatcaaaagaCGCAGCTCCGCATACGATTGAcgataatacaaaaacagccttAGCTGATGCAGCTAAATTGATTTGTGAAGCACATTACCTCATATCCTACCACCGGAAACATGAACTATATCCCTTTTTAAACGCCGATGTTCAGAAGGTAGCTATGAAATCCCAGATTGACTCATTACTATTTGGGGAGAACttccaagaaaaatataaagctGCAAAAGAGGTTAAGAAAACGGCTTTAGATTTAAAAGCGGGTCCTTCAGGGAATAAGCAAGAAAAGAAGGATCATTTAAACTACAAGCGCCAAAGCAACAGACCCAGGTTCAAGACAGAGAAGTACGACAGGAGGAAGAGGGCGAGACAACCAGAGTGGCAGACGGAGAAGCAGCCACAGTGGACTCGGGGCAAGCAGTCCAACCAAAAGCAGCGTTGGTCGGGGAAATACCACAACTAG